The DNA window CCTATGACACCCCCGGTCAAAATCTCGCTATTCACTCGGTGTAAGGTGTGTCTCTCGGAAAAGTGAGTGCGTACACACTCCTCAGAACAGGTATTTTTGAGTATCAGTAGAATCGAACGGACCGCGAGCGATGGGCCACTCGCGTTCCACCACTCGCTTCGAGGCCCCCTTCGTTCGTCCGGAGACCCTCACTCCTTTCAGTCGACGTCTCGCTTACTCCACCGTCACACTTTTCGCCAGATTCCGCGGCTTGTCGATGTTGCGCCCGAGCTTCGCCGCGGTGTGATAGGACAGCAGCTGCAGGTGGGCGTTCGCGAGCACCGCCGCGGCGCGCTCGTGGGTCTCGGGAATCTCCAGCACGTGGTCGGCGTACCGGTGGACGTCGGTCTGGCCGTCGGTAATCGCGACCACCGGCGCGTCACGAGCTTCCACCTCCTTGACGTTGCCCACAGTCTTGCGGGCTTTCTCGTCGTCGCCGATGACCACGGTGAAGACGGGCGTCTCCGAGGTGACGAGTGCCAGCGGGCCGTGTTTGAGCTCGCCGGCGGCAAAGCCCTCGGCGTGTTTGTAGGTTATCTCTTTCATCTTCAGGGCGCCCTCCAGTGCGACTGGGAACTGGAGTCCGCGGCCGATGAAGAAGTACGCGCCGGCGTCGGCGTACATCTCGGCGACGTCCTCGGCGCGTGACTCGTCGAGGATGCGCTGGAGGTCCCCGGGGAGTTCCCGCAGGGCGTTGATGACCTCGCGGGCGTCGTCGGAGTTGGTCATCCCCAGCGTGAGCAGGTTCAGCGCGGCCAGCTGCGAGGAGAAGGTCTTGCTCGCGGCGACGCCGATCTCCGGGCCGGCACGGATGTAGAAGGCGTGGTCGCACTCGCGGGCGGCCGTCGAGCCGACCGTGTTGGTGACCACGAGCGTGCGGGCACCGCGTTTCTGAGCGGCCCGCAGCGCCGAGAGCGTGTCGGCCGTCTCGCCGCTCTGGGTGACGCCGATGACCAGGGCGTCGCCGATGGGCGGCACCGATGTGGCGAACTCGCTGGCGAGGAACGCCTGGGCCGGGATACCGGCCTCGCGGAACAGGTGAGCGCCGTACAGCGCGGCGTGATAGGAGGTGCCACAGGCGACGAACTGGACGCCGGTCGGCGAGAGGTCTCCTAGATCATCGAGGTCGACGGTGCCGGCCATCTCGTCGACGCGCTCGCGCAGGCACTGCCGCAGGGCGCGGGGCTGTTCGTGAATCTCCTTTATCATGTAGTGGTCGTAGCCGCTCTTGCCGGTCTCCTCGGGGTCCCACTCGATGGTATCGACGTCTTTCTCGACGCTGACACCGTCCGAGTCGGTGACTTCCCAGCCAGCGTCGTCGAGCCGGGCGAACTCGCCGTCGGCGAGGTAGACGACCTGGTCGGTGAAATCGCGGAACGCGGGGACGTCGCTGGCGAGGTACGTCGCGCCGTCGTCCAGCCCCAGGACGAGCGGGGAGTCGTGCCGGGCTGCGAAGATGGCCTCGGTGCCGGCGACGACGGCCGCGATAGCGTAGCTCCCCTCCAGCCGGGCGATGGCCTGGCGGAACGCCGCTTCGGGCTCGGCACCCTCGGCCAGTGCGTCCTCGATGAGGTGGGGGACGACTTCGGTGTCCGTATCGGAGGTGAACGTGTGGCCGGCGGCGACGAGTTCGTCGCGCAGACTCTGGTAGTTCTCGATGATGCCGTTGTGGACGACGGCGACGTCACCCTGGCAGTCCTGGTGAGGATGGGAGTTCGCGTCGGTCGGCGGCCCGTGGGTGCTCCAGCGGGTGTGGCCGATACCGACCGAGCCGGACAGCGTGGCGCTCTCCAGGGCGTCCCGTAGGTCCTCGATCTTCCCCGATTTCTTGCACAGCGACACACGCTCGTCGGCCATCGCCACGCCGGCCGAATCGTAGCCCCGGTACTCCAGCTTCGAGAGGCCATGCACCAGCGTGTCGAGCGTCTCGGAGCCGCGGCCGACACAGCCGATGATGCCACACATCAGCGAGTCACCTCCGCGCCCTCCTCGACGTTGCCACGCACGGTCACGCCCACGTCGAGGTGGGCCTTCGGGCCGACCAGCGACCCCGGCGTGAAGCTGACGTTCCCGCGAGCTCGGGCCCGGTCGGCGATGACCGCGCCCAGGCGCTGCTCCTCGAAGATGTTCGTCCCGACCTGGACGTCGGCCGGACCGGCGGGGACCACCGTACTCGCCCCGAGGTGGACGTCCTGCCCGGTGACAGTGTCCATGAGCGTCGACCCGGGGTCGATGCGCGTGTCCGCGTCGATGACGCTGTCCTGGACGACGGCGTTCGAGCCGACGGTGACGTTGCTGCCAAGCGCCGTGTTCGGGCCGATGACGGCGTCGGGCCCGACCTCACAGTCCTGGCCGACGACGACCGGCGCCTGGAGGACGGCCTCGTGGTGGACCCGTGCCGAATCGGCGATCCAGACGCCGTCACTGCGGGCCGCCTCGACGACACGGCCCCGCGAGAGGACCTCACGAGCCACGGTCAGCAGGTCCCACGGGTAGGTGGCGTCGACCCACATCCCGTCGACCTCGACGCCGCGGACCCGGTCGCGCTCGATGATACGCTCCAGGGTGTCCGTCAGTGCCAGCTCGCCCTCCTGTCGCGACGTCTCCTCGATAGCAGTGAAGATGTCCGCCGAGAAGGCGTAGACGCCGGCGTTGATGAGCCGGTAGTCGTCGGTGCGGGGTTTCTCGACGAGGTCGGCAATTTCGTCGCCGTGCATCTCGACGGCCCCGTACCGGCTCGTATCCTGTCGCTCGACGACCGCCAGCGACGGGTCGCCCGTCTCGGCGAAGCTGTCGGCGACGGCCGACACCGTCCCCGCGTCGATAAGCCGGTCGCCGTTGAGCACGAGCACCGACTCGTCGACGGCCTCGCTCGCCTGCAAGAGCGCGTGTCCACTGCCCAGTTGCTTGCGCTGTGTGACGTAGGTGACCGGCACGTCACGATAGGTCGGCCCGAAGTGGTCCTGCACGCGGTCGCGCTTGTAGCCGACGACCGCGACCAGCTCCTCGACACCCGCCTCGACCAGCGCGTCGAAGACGTGTTCGAGAATCGGACGGTTCCCAGCGGGCAGCATCGGTTTCGGCCGATTCCGGGTCAGCGGCCGCAGTCTAGTCCCCTCGCCAGCGGCGAGCACCACCGCCGTATCGATGTCCATACACGTATCACTGCCAGCAGGGATTTGAATATGGCGGGGCTAATGCCACAAAAATTGCGAGCGGAGCGGAGAACGGACAGTAAGAGTGTCTCTTCAGGGCCATCCCACCGTTCGATGTCTGACTTTTGGGCTCCGGCCCACTCCGTTCGCCGTTGCGCCTCGAGGTAGTTCGCTACGCTCACTACCTCGCTATACCTCTGCGGTTCCCTTCGGTCCCCGCTTCGCTTCGAGGTCGGCGCCACGCGCCGACCTCGCTACTGCTCTCCCATCCGGTCCCCAGCAACCCGCCGTCCCTTCGTCGTCAGCGACACCTCGGTCCGCTCGCGCAGGACGCTGATGACGTCGAGTTCGATGAGGCGGTCGAATATCGCCTCGGTCTTCTCGACGTCGATGCCGACGAAGTTGGGGATGTCGAAGGGTGAGACCCCCGAGTGCAGCGCCATGATGACGCGTTTCTCCGTCGAGGAGAGGTCCAGGTCGGCGCGGTTCTGCTCGGCGCTGTCCTCTAACATCGTCCGGAGGACGGTGGCGTGGAACTCCTCGCCGGCGAGGTGGCTCTCGACGCTGATGTCGTCCTGGCTGTGTTCGACCTGGATGACCGTCCGTTCCTCCCCGGAGACCTGTTTGTCCTCGACGGTCAGGTCGCCGATGTCGGCCCGGTCGATGTCGACGGCCTGGCCGTCGGCCATCGCAAGCCTGACTGCTTCGTCCGATATCTTCAGTCGGCCCTTCGTCCACTCGTTGCTCTGGACGACGCCACCTTTCACCGCGGGGTGCTGGACGAGGATGACCGCGCCATCGAGGCTCGCCCGGTAGAAGTCCGTCTCGAAGGCCTCGTGGTCCGACGCCGAGACCAGCAGGACGTCCTCGCCGACGTGAAGCGCCACGTACTCGGAGACGCCGGCGCTCTGCTGGTTCACGTCGAACCGGTCGGCGATGCGGTCGATGTCGGTCAGCGCGACCTGTCGCTTGCTGTCGGCGATGAGCGCGATGCGTTCGGTCGTGAGGATGATGCGGCAGTTCTGCCACTCGGCGTCGGTGAGCCGCTGGCCCTGCGAGACCGCCTGCAGGTACTGGCCCTGCATGTCGGCGATTTTCTTCTCTGTGTCGCTCATGGGCCGCTCTGTGGCGTCGTTATCGAGGCCGGCGCAAATAGGTTGCGCCGCGAGTGTCGATACTGAGAACAGGCCGGTCGGGACGCCGGATTCGCGCCGATAGTCGACGCTGACCATTGGTGCCCCGTTCCGGACACCGCAGTACGATACTGGGGAGACGTAGGCAGTTCCTACCAGGGGTGACCGACCCCGCCGTTTATGAACAACGCCCGTAATTGTCTATGATAGACCATGTCAGACGAGGAGGTCCAACTTGAAGCACGACTCGAAGAACAGGACGTCTTCGAGCCACCGGAGTCGTTCGTCGAGCAGGCCAACGTCGCCGACCCTGCTATCTACGACGAGTTCGAAGAAGAAGGCCCCGACGCCTGGGAGCGGGCGGCCGACCTACTCGACTGGGAGTCCGAGTGGGACCAGGTGCTGGACGACAGCGACGCCCCGTTCTACGAGTGGTTCACAGACGGGAAGCTGAACGCCTCAGAGAACTGTCTCGACCGGCATCTCGACGACCGGGGCGAGGCGGCCGCCATCGAGTGGATCGGCGAACTCGGCGAGAAACGCACCTACAGCTACAGCGAACTCCACCGCGAAGTCAACGAGTTCGCCGCCGCGCTGCGGGACCTCGGCGTCGAGGAGGACGACGTGGTCACGATGTACATGCCGATGATTCCGGAGCTCCCGGTCGCCATGCTGGCGTGTGCCCGCATCGGCGCCCCCCATTCGGTCGTCTTCGCGGGCTTCTCCGCGGACGCGCTCGCGACCCGGATGGAATCGGCCGACTCCGAGTATCTCGTGACGTGTGACGGCTACTACCGCCGCGGTGACCCGCTGCCCCACAAGGAGAAGGCAAACGAGGGGCTCGAGGACGTGGGCCACGACGTCGAGACCGTCGTCGTCGACCGGCTAGACGACGACTACGACCACCCGATGAAAGACGGGGAACACGATTACGACGAGCTCGTCGGCGAACACGCCGGCGCGACCGTCGAGCCGGTCACCCGTGACGCCGAGGACATGCTCTTTCTCATGTACACCTCGGGGACGACCGGCCAGCCCAAGGGCGTCAAACACACGACCGGGGGCTACCTCTCGTATGCGGCCTGGACCAGCCACGCGGTACTGGACGTCAAGCCCGACGACACCTACTGGTGTTCGGCCGACATCGGCTGGATTACCGGCCACTCCTACATCGTCTATGGGCCGCTGGCGCTGGGGACGACGACGGTGATGTACGAGGGGACGCCGGACTACCCCGAGAAAGACCGGCTCTGGGAAATCGTCGATGAGTACGACGTGACCCAGCTCTACACCGCCCCCACCGCCATCCGCGCGTTCATGAAGTGGGGCAAGGAGTATCCCGACAGTCACGACCTCTCCAGCCTGCGCCTGCTGGGCACCGTCGGGGAGCCAATCAACCCCCGCGCCTGGAAGTGGTACTACAAACACATCGGCAAGGAGTCCTGCCCCGTGGTCGACACCTGGTGGCAGACCGAGACCGGCGGGATGATGCTGACGACGCTGCCGGCCATCGGGGAGATGAAACCCGGGACAGCGGGGCCGCCGCTGCCGGGTATCAGCGCCGACGTGGTCGACGTGAGCGGCGACCCCGTCGGTGCCGGAAAAGCCGGCTATCTGGTCGTGAACCAGCCCTGGCCCGGGATGCTCCGGACCCTGTACAAGAACGACGAGCGCTTCGTCGACGAGTACTGGCGGGAGTACTCCAACCCCGACCGCGACGAGTGGGTGTACTTCCCCGAGGACGGGGCCAAAATCGACGAGGGCGGCTACATCACCGTCCTCGGGCGTGTCGACGACGTGCTCAACGTCTCGGGCCACCGCCTGGGCACGATGGAGATAGAGAGCGCCATCGTCGGCGTCGAGGGCGTCGCGGAGGCGGCCGTCGTCGGCGGGGACCACGAGATCAAGGGCGAGGCCGTCTACGCCTACGTCATCACCGAGGACGGCACCGAGGAGACCGAGGCGCTGAAAGAGCGAATCGTCGAGGGTGTCGAGGACGCCATCGGCCCCATCGCGCGGCCGGAGGCTATCATCTTCACGCCCGAACTCCCGAAGACCCGCTCGGGGAAGATAATGCGCCGACTGCTGGAGGAGATCGCCAACGGCGAAGAGCTGGGCGACACCAGCACGCTGCGCAACCCCGACGTGGTCAGTGACATTCAGTCGAAAATGAGCGGCGACTAACGGGTGTCCGGGCGGGGACGCCCGGGCGGCGCCACCGGGTCATGGCGCCGTCGGCCCCGGTGAACCGATTCTCGAACACAGGGGAGCACGGTGGGGGAGAGAGACGAACCCAACCATGCCTGACAAACACAATCACGAAGCGGCGGACGACGACACTGCCGCAGTCGACAGTAACGGGTCAAATGAAACGAGGCGATCCACATCGGACGCTCGCTCTGATGGTGGTGAGTCGAGCGGCGCGAGACGAGCCTCGTCGGAACCACGTTCCGACGGTGGAATGACAGAGGCCGCACAGCGCCATCGGAACACGGACTATCTCGACGAGGAGGTGAACTTGCTGAAGCCGTCCACGCCGTACATGCGTGACCACCTCAGAATCGTCTGGGTCGGCTTCGTCGCCTGGGCGCTCATCGTCTTCGGGCCGGTGACCCTGACGGCCATCGCCCCTGAGGTGATGACCACGACGATGCCGGTGCTTGGCTTCCCGTGGCACTACTTCCTCGTCGGCTTCGGTGCGCCGACGGGCGCGCTCATCCTGGCGGCCATCTACGCCCGCCAGCGAGACAAGCTCGACGACAAGTACGGTATCGACCACAGCGAGCCCGGCGCTGGCGCTCCGGAGTCGGACGACTCCGGTGAGGCCGCCGCCACGGACGGGGGTGAGCGACCCGAAGGGTCGCGAGCCTCGTCTGACCAGCGGTCAGACGGTGGCGAGCCGAGTGAAACGAGGCGAGCTTCGTCGGAACCCCGTTCCGACGGGGGCCAGCGATGACGATACCCCTGCAGGCCGAGGCGCTGGACATCTCGTTCAAACTGCTGCCGGCTATCATCGTCTTCCTGATGATGGCCTCCTTCCTGGTCATCGGCTACGTCTTCAAAGTGGCCGACACCGAGGGGATGTGGGTCGCCGGACGGGGCATCGGCAACATCGAGAACGGGATGGCCATCGGCGCCAACTGGATGTCCGCGGCGTCGTATCTCGGACTGGCCGGACTGGTCGCGCTGGCCGGCTTCTACGGCCTCGCGTTCATCGTCGGCTGGACGACCGGCTACTTCGTCTTGCTCATCTTCCTCGCGGCACAGATGCGCCGGTTCGGGAAGTACACCGCGCCAGACTTCGTCGCGGACCGGTTCAACTCACCGACGGCACGGGCGCTGGCGGCCTTCACCACGCTGCTCATCGCATACGTCTACTCCGTGGGCCAGGCCCGCGGGATGGGGCTGGTCGGCCAGTACGTCTTCGGCCTCGACATCATCCCGATGATCGTCGTCATGATGACCATCACCGTCGGCTACCTCGCGCTCTCGGGGATGCTGGGCGCGACCAAGAACATGGCCGTCCAGTACGTCATCCTCATCGTCGCGTTCCTCGCGGGCGTCTACGCCGTCGGCTTCACGGGCGGGTACTCGACGGTCCTGCCACAGATAGAGTACGGTGCGTTGATCAGCGAACTCAGCCGACAGTTCACCGAACCGTTCATCGGTGGGAACAGCTACTACCTCTGGGTGGCGACGGCCTTTTCGCTCATCTTCGGGACCTGTGGCCTCCCGCACGTCCTCGTGCGGTTCTACACGGTCAAGAGCGAGCGGACCGCCCGCTGGTCGACCGTCTGGGGACTGTTCTTCATTCTCCTGCTGTACTGGGCCGCACCCGCGATGGCCGCCTTCGGCGTCGACCTGTTCGCGGCGGTCAACAACATCTCGCCGGAAGCCGTCTTCACCGGCGGGCAAGCGATGTCCGGCGCGGAAGGTGACGTCATCGTCGTGCTCGCCGCGCAGTTTGCCGACCTCCCGACGTGGTTCGTCGGGCTCGTCGCTGCAGGCGCGATGGCCGCGGCCATCGCGACGACCGCGGGCCTGTTCATCACGGCCTCGTCGGCGGTCGCACACGACATCTACGCCGAGCTCATCAACCCCGACGCGACCCAGCGCCAGCAGGTGCTCATCGGGCGCGCGACCATCGTCGGCATCGGCGCCCTGGTCACGGTGACCGCCTTTAACCCGCCGGCGCTCATCGGCGAACTCGTCGCCTACGCCTTCTCGCTGGCCGGGACCGTCCTCTTCCCGATGTTCTTCCTCGGGCTCTGGTGGGAGAACACGAATCGGCAGGGCGCCCTGGCCGGGATGACCGTCGGCCTCCTGCTGTGGATAACGTCGATTATCAACAGCGTCCTGCCAGCCTACGTTCCCGCCCTTGCCGACATCGCCGGTGAAGGCGGCGCGCTCATCCCGATATACGCCCAGTACGTCCCGCCCATCGGCGCCGCGCTGGTCGGGACGCCGCTGGTCTTCCTGGTCACTATCGCCGTCTCGCTGGCGACGCCCGAGCCGCCACTGGAGACCAAGAAGATGGTCCGACAGTGTCACAGCCCGGAACCGATGGGCCAGCAACAGTCCGCCGAGGATATCGTGTCCAGCGGCGGCGATACCCCTGCGGACGACTAACCATGTACGAGAACATCCTCATCCCGACGGACGGAAGCAAAACGGCGAACGTCGCAGTCGAGCACGCGGTGGACCTCGCCGCGAAGTACGGGGCGACGGTGCACGCGCTGTACGTCGTCGACCCCGACTGGCTCGCCTACAGCCTCGGGTCCGAGCAACTCGACCGTATCAGACAGGGGAACATCGGCGAGATGGACGAGCTGGAAGCCGACGCCGCCGAGGCGACGGGGGTCGTCGCCGACGCGGCCCGCGAAAAGGACATCGAGGTCGTCGAAGCGGTCCGGGGCGGCACGCCCCACAAGATCATCACCACCTACGCCGACAGCAACGACATCGACCTCGTCGTGATCGGGAGCCACGGCCGCTCCGGCGTCCGCCGGGCCCTGCTCGGCAGCGTCACCGAGCGCGTCCTGCGCTCGACGCACCTCCCGGTGCTCGTCGTCGACGAGCAGCGCGAGGACTGAGAGATGGCTATGAGTTCAGGCAAACGGCTGCTCGAAACCGTCGGCGAGCACGTCGACGAGCACCGCGGGGGGATGGTCGTCGACTTCGTCTTCGCGCTGGCGTGGGTGACCGTCGTCACCGTCGTCTTCGACCTGCTTCCCGGCGGGCCCGAGTGGCTCTACTACCTGACGCTGCTGGGTGGCGTCGTGGCCTACTTCGGCTTCTTCTGGTCGCTGGAGGCGGTGCGGGAGGGCGAGTAGCGACCGGTACGAGTCGAATTTAGTGGGAACATTTTATCATCTTCCCACCCACATTTCGGTATGTCCAAATCGCTCGACGAACGGGGCCGGCTCTACCTCCCGAAGGAGGTCCGCGAGCGGTTCGGCGAGCAGTACCGTATCGTCGAATTGCCGAGTCACGTCGCTCTCTTTCCCGTCGACGACGACCCTATCGAAGGCGTTCGAGCGGCCGTCGGTGACGCGTTCGAGGGACAGGACGCCGACCGACTGAAGACTGCGGCGCGCGACCGAATCTCGGACGACGTGGCCACAGAGACGGGTGACCGAACCCAGGGAGAGTGACCGTGTACGTGGAGACGGATTTCCTGATTGCGCTGTTGAAAGAGGACGACTGGCTGCAGGAGTCCCCACTCCGGGCGCTGGAAGCGCGCGACGACATCCACACGTCCGTCCTCGCCTACGCTGAGCTACTCGTCATGTTTTACGACCGTGAACAGGCGGAGTACGATATCGACGTCCCACGTGCCGTCTCGAATTTGCTCGAACTTGTCCCCATCAGACCGGAGATACACGAGGAAGCTGTGCTGGCCGCCGCGGCGTTTCTGGACGAGTACCAGTTGACGCCGTTCGATGCACTCCACGCCGGGATGGCCGCAGTTCGTGACGGAGCGGTACTGTCGAGCGAGCAGGACTACGAGACGGTCGGACTCGACAGACTCCCGTTGGAATCATATCAGACTGAGTGAGTGTCACCGCCCTACTGCTCGCGGCTCACTTCGTCCTCGATTGTTCGGATACGCCGCTTTCTGTCGGCGTCTCCCGCTCCCCGGCTCGCTTCGGTCGCCGTTCCGTCAGGAGGCGACTCGTTTCACTCGTCGCCTCCCTACTCGCGGGTCGCTGCGCTCACGGCTTGGGCCGTTCGCGTACGACCCCTCCCTGTAGTCGGGCTCGCTCTCCCCGCTGCGCTTAACCGAGGTCGTCGCTACGCTCCGACCCCGCTACTCGCGGTTCCCTTCGGTCACCGCTGCGCGTTCGGTGGCGTCTCCCTCCGGTCGACCTCGCTGCTCGCGGCTCGTTACACTCGCCGCTGCGCATTTCGGCGGTTTTCGCTCGCTCCGCTCGCTCAAACCGCCCTACTCCCCACTCATCGCTTCACTCGCCATATTCCGCCCCTGCGCGTTCAGACTGACCTCCGTTCGCTCGCGGACTTTATCGACCGCGCCGACGTCCAGCAGCTTCTGGTAAATCTCCTCGACGTCGTCGGGCGTCGTTCCGACGAAGTCGGCCATCTCGAAGGGCGAAACCCCCGAATACAGCGCCATCAGCACCTGGCTCTCCATCTCGGAGAGTTCGTAGTCGTCCTCTCGCTCGTCGACGACGGCACCGAACAGCGCCTCCAGCGCGTCGGTGTGGTGGGCCATTCCGGAGAAGTGGGTCTCGACGCTGCGGTCCTCCTCGTCGGTGTGTTCGACCTCGACGACCGTTCGCTGGTCGCCCAGCACGGTGCTCTCGCTGGTCTCGATGGTGCCAACGTCGTCGATATCGAAGACGGTCGACCCACCGCCCGGGAACTGCAGTCGGACCTCGTCGTCGTCCAGTCGGAACCGGGCCTTGCTCCACTCGGCGTCGTCCTGGATGACGCCGCCCACGACGGCGGGATGCCGGGCGAGGATGACCTCGCCCTGCAGGGTCGCCCGTCGGTACTCGAACTCGAAATCGGAGACGTTGCTCGCGTCCACCAGCAGGACGTTGTCGCCGACCGAGAGCACGGTCGCACCCGGAGGCACCTCCTCGGGCACGACGCTCTCGGGCTCGTCGGGCACGGAGATGTTCGAGTGGGGAATCGGCGTCTTGCCCTCGTTGGTCGCGAGGACGATTCGCTTGTTGGTGACGATGAGTCGGCAGGACTGCCATCTGGGGTCGGCGACCGGGTCGCCGCCGCGGACGACGTACTGGAAGTCGCCGGACGTGTCGAGTATCTTGTGTTCGTCACCACTCATAGCCGCTGTCGTCACAGAGTTGTCGCCGACTCGTATATAACTTCCACCGCTCAGAGCGCCACCAGCAACCCGCCGACGACGCCCAGGCCACCGAAGACCACACAGACGGTCCAGAACGGGACCCGGCGGACCAGTCTGACCAGGGCGTCGACGGTGAGATAGCCGACGACCGCGCTGACGGCCAGCGCGACCACCGCACTCAGCGGGTCGATGGCCGGCACACCGTCGTCGAGTAGTACCAAGGCGTTAGCTCCCATCGCCGCCGGAATCGACAGCAGGAAGGAGAGCCGCAGCGACGACTCCCCCTCGTGACCGCGCAACAGGAGCGCACTGACGGTCGTTCCGGAGCGGGAGACGCCCGGGAGGATGGCCACGCCCTGGAGGGCGCCGACGAAGACGGCGTCGAGCCAGTTCGGACTGTGGCGCTCGCCCAGCGACAGCGCGACGGCGAACCGCTGGAGCAGCCCCGTCAAAACGAGCAGGCCACCGACCAGCGCGAGGAACAGTCCGCCCTCCAGCCCGGAGACGGCGGCGTCGAGCAGGAGATACGCCGGCAATCCGGTCAGTCCCGTTGCGACCGTCGCTATCGCCAGAAAGGAGAGGTCAGCGGTCTCGTCGGCGAACGGGCGCCGGGTGAGCTCGCGGACCGAACCGAGAATGTCGGCCACGTCTGCCCGGTAGTACGCGATGGCGGCGACGCCGGTCCCGGCGTGTAAAAAGAGCGCCAGCCGTGTCGCATCCTCGGGTGCGAACCCGGCCAGCGCCGTCGAGGCGAGCGCGACCCCGCCCTCGCTGGAGACGGGAATCCACTCCAGTATCCCCTGGAGGATACCAAGCAGGATGGCGACGAGGACGGGATTCATATCCATCCAGCGGATAGCCGAGGGTAAAATCGGTTCGGTCCGGAGTCGGGACGAGAGCTATCAGTATATATATAGGCCCTGTCTAACGGCTGGTATGCAACTGGGTGGCATCGTCGCCTGGCTGGCCGGCCTCCCCGCCTGGCAGGGATTTGGGCTGCTCGTCGTGACCAGCCTCCTGCTTTCCGTCGCCGTGCGGGAACTGGGGGACAGATATCTCAAGCGGCTGACCGACCGCATCGACGGCGACGTCGACGAGATTGTCTTCGGCGGCGTCCACACCGCGCTGTATCTCACCGTCGGACTCGCCGGTGCCTACGTCGGGACACAGGTGTACGACATCTCGCCGGGCATCGCCGTCCCGCTGGAGGCGGGGACGCTGTCGCTCGTCATCGTCGTCTGGGCGCTGACGCTGCTGCGTGTCGGGCGGAAG is part of the Haloarcula salinisoli genome and encodes:
- a CDS encoding DUF4212 domain-containing protein, giving the protein MTEAAQRHRNTDYLDEEVNLLKPSTPYMRDHLRIVWVGFVAWALIVFGPVTLTAIAPEVMTTTMPVLGFPWHYFLVGFGAPTGALILAAIYARQRDKLDDKYGIDHSEPGAGAPESDDSGEAAATDGGERPEGSRASSDQRSDGGEPSETRRASSEPRSDGGQR
- a CDS encoding CheF family chemotaxis protein codes for the protein MSDTEKKIADMQGQYLQAVSQGQRLTDAEWQNCRIILTTERIALIADSKRQVALTDIDRIADRFDVNQQSAGVSEYVALHVGEDVLLVSASDHEAFETDFYRASLDGAVILVQHPAVKGGVVQSNEWTKGRLKISDEAVRLAMADGQAVDIDRADIGDLTVEDKQVSGEERTVIQVEHSQDDISVESHLAGEEFHATVLRTMLEDSAEQNRADLDLSSTEKRVIMALHSGVSPFDIPNFVGIDVEKTEAIFDRLIELDVISVLRERTEVSLTTKGRRVAGDRMGEQ
- a CDS encoding VC_2705 family sodium/solute symporter encodes the protein MTIPLQAEALDISFKLLPAIIVFLMMASFLVIGYVFKVADTEGMWVAGRGIGNIENGMAIGANWMSAASYLGLAGLVALAGFYGLAFIVGWTTGYFVLLIFLAAQMRRFGKYTAPDFVADRFNSPTARALAAFTTLLIAYVYSVGQARGMGLVGQYVFGLDIIPMIVVMMTITVGYLALSGMLGATKNMAVQYVILIVAFLAGVYAVGFTGGYSTVLPQIEYGALISELSRQFTEPFIGGNSYYLWVATAFSLIFGTCGLPHVLVRFYTVKSERTARWSTVWGLFFILLLYWAAPAMAAFGVDLFAAVNNISPEAVFTGGQAMSGAEGDVIVVLAAQFADLPTWFVGLVAAGAMAAAIATTAGLFITASSAVAHDIYAELINPDATQRQQVLIGRATIVGIGALVTVTAFNPPALIGELVAYAFSLAGTVLFPMFFLGLWWENTNRQGALAGMTVGLLLWITSIINSVLPAYVPALADIAGEGGALIPIYAQYVPPIGAALVGTPLVFLVTIAVSLATPEPPLETKKMVRQCHSPEPMGQQQSAEDIVSSGGDTPADD
- the glmU gene encoding bifunctional sugar-1-phosphate nucleotidylyltransferase/acetyltransferase, which codes for MDIDTAVVLAAGEGTRLRPLTRNRPKPMLPAGNRPILEHVFDALVEAGVEELVAVVGYKRDRVQDHFGPTYRDVPVTYVTQRKQLGSGHALLQASEAVDESVLVLNGDRLIDAGTVSAVADSFAETGDPSLAVVERQDTSRYGAVEMHGDEIADLVEKPRTDDYRLINAGVYAFSADIFTAIEETSRQEGELALTDTLERIIERDRVRGVEVDGMWVDATYPWDLLTVAREVLSRGRVVEAARSDGVWIADSARVHHEAVLQAPVVVGQDCEVGPDAVIGPNTALGSNVTVGSNAVVQDSVIDADTRIDPGSTLMDTVTGQDVHLGASTVVPAGPADVQVGTNIFEEQRLGAVIADRARARGNVSFTPGSLVGPKAHLDVGVTVRGNVEEGAEVTR
- the glmS gene encoding glutamine--fructose-6-phosphate transaminase (isomerizing), which encodes MCGIIGCVGRGSETLDTLVHGLSKLEYRGYDSAGVAMADERVSLCKKSGKIEDLRDALESATLSGSVGIGHTRWSTHGPPTDANSHPHQDCQGDVAVVHNGIIENYQSLRDELVAAGHTFTSDTDTEVVPHLIEDALAEGAEPEAAFRQAIARLEGSYAIAAVVAGTEAIFAARHDSPLVLGLDDGATYLASDVPAFRDFTDQVVYLADGEFARLDDAGWEVTDSDGVSVEKDVDTIEWDPEETGKSGYDHYMIKEIHEQPRALRQCLRERVDEMAGTVDLDDLGDLSPTGVQFVACGTSYHAALYGAHLFREAGIPAQAFLASEFATSVPPIGDALVIGVTQSGETADTLSALRAAQKRGARTLVVTNTVGSTAARECDHAFYIRAGPEIGVAASKTFSSQLAALNLLTLGMTNSDDAREVINALRELPGDLQRILDESRAEDVAEMYADAGAYFFIGRGLQFPVALEGALKMKEITYKHAEGFAAGELKHGPLALVTSETPVFTVVIGDDEKARKTVGNVKEVEARDAPVVAITDGQTDVHRYADHVLEIPETHERAAAVLANAHLQLLSYHTAAKLGRNIDKPRNLAKSVTVE
- the acs gene encoding acetate--CoA ligase, whose amino-acid sequence is MSDEEVQLEARLEEQDVFEPPESFVEQANVADPAIYDEFEEEGPDAWERAADLLDWESEWDQVLDDSDAPFYEWFTDGKLNASENCLDRHLDDRGEAAAIEWIGELGEKRTYSYSELHREVNEFAAALRDLGVEEDDVVTMYMPMIPELPVAMLACARIGAPHSVVFAGFSADALATRMESADSEYLVTCDGYYRRGDPLPHKEKANEGLEDVGHDVETVVVDRLDDDYDHPMKDGEHDYDELVGEHAGATVEPVTRDAEDMLFLMYTSGTTGQPKGVKHTTGGYLSYAAWTSHAVLDVKPDDTYWCSADIGWITGHSYIVYGPLALGTTTVMYEGTPDYPEKDRLWEIVDEYDVTQLYTAPTAIRAFMKWGKEYPDSHDLSSLRLLGTVGEPINPRAWKWYYKHIGKESCPVVDTWWQTETGGMMLTTLPAIGEMKPGTAGPPLPGISADVVDVSGDPVGAGKAGYLVVNQPWPGMLRTLYKNDERFVDEYWREYSNPDRDEWVYFPEDGAKIDEGGYITVLGRVDDVLNVSGHRLGTMEIESAIVGVEGVAEAAVVGGDHEIKGEAVYAYVITEDGTEETEALKERIVEGVEDAIGPIARPEAIIFTPELPKTRSGKIMRRLLEEIANGEELGDTSTLRNPDVVSDIQSKMSGD